From the Leptospira biflexa serovar Patoc strain 'Patoc 1 (Paris)' genome, one window contains:
- a CDS encoding fumarate reductase/succinate dehydrogenase flavoprotein subunit, whose amino-acid sequence MVGNEGKSFPWNAKIPDGPLEEKWNLFKRNSRLISPNNRKKFKIIVVGTGLSGSAAAATLAEQGYQVSSFCFHESARRAHSIAAQGGVNAAKNYKNDGDSVIRMFRDTLKGGDFRSREANVYRLAECSIPFIDLAVSQGVPFNREYGGYLENRSFGGVQVSRTFYSKGQTGQQLLLGAYQTMMRQVHLGKVQLYTNVELLDYIIIDGHAKGIVVRNLLNGELEKHSAHAIVVASGGFGKIYYLSTLALGCNATAVWRAHKKGALFANPSWTQIHPTSLPQTNSYQSKLTLMSESLRNDGRIWVPKSKDEKRPPAEIPEEERDYYLERKYPSYGNLAPRDISSRAAKERIDLGFGVGPLKNAVYLDFKDAKKTLGEEVLRARYGNLFDMYKKITDVDPLTEPMLISPSAHFSMGGLWVDYELMTNVPGLYAIGEANFADHGANRLGANSLLQASVDGYFILPATLPNYLYDKVDSNLVSTDHPSFKEAEETIQKEIQFYTNANGKKLIDEYHKELGKILYDSCGLKRSKSELESAVKTIQNLRNEFLSGNIRIPSDSFTKNAELEKAGRMKDYLELAELMCLDALLREESCGAHFRIEHQTEDGEAKRDDKNFQFVSCFEWSGDASRPILHREPLSFEFFLPQNRDYQ is encoded by the coding sequence ATGGTTGGAAACGAGGGAAAGTCATTTCCTTGGAATGCTAAAATTCCAGATGGTCCATTGGAAGAAAAATGGAATCTCTTTAAAAGGAATTCCAGATTAATTTCACCTAACAACAGAAAGAAGTTTAAAATCATTGTTGTGGGCACTGGCCTTTCTGGGAGTGCAGCAGCAGCAACACTCGCTGAACAAGGATACCAAGTTTCATCTTTTTGTTTTCATGAATCAGCGAGGCGTGCCCATTCTATTGCCGCTCAAGGTGGAGTGAATGCGGCAAAAAATTATAAAAATGACGGGGACAGTGTCATCCGCATGTTTCGTGATACCTTAAAAGGTGGAGACTTTCGCTCGCGTGAGGCAAACGTTTATCGATTAGCAGAATGTTCGATCCCTTTTATCGATCTTGCGGTTTCACAAGGAGTTCCTTTTAATCGAGAGTATGGTGGTTATTTAGAGAATCGTTCTTTCGGTGGAGTACAAGTGAGTCGAACCTTTTATTCGAAAGGTCAAACTGGTCAACAATTGTTACTTGGTGCCTACCAAACAATGATGCGACAAGTTCATCTCGGCAAAGTACAATTGTATACCAATGTTGAACTTTTGGATTACATCATCATTGATGGTCATGCTAAGGGAATTGTTGTTAGAAATTTACTAAATGGAGAATTGGAAAAACATTCAGCTCATGCGATTGTTGTTGCATCTGGCGGATTTGGTAAAATCTATTATCTTTCCACATTAGCTTTAGGTTGCAATGCAACAGCAGTTTGGCGAGCTCATAAAAAGGGTGCTTTATTTGCAAATCCGAGTTGGACTCAAATCCATCCTACGTCCCTGCCACAAACCAACAGTTATCAATCCAAACTTACTTTAATGTCCGAATCATTACGAAATGATGGTAGGATTTGGGTACCCAAGTCAAAAGATGAGAAGAGACCTCCCGCAGAGATTCCGGAAGAAGAAAGGGATTACTATCTAGAAAGAAAATATCCTTCTTATGGTAATTTAGCGCCCAGGGACATCTCCTCCCGTGCAGCAAAAGAGAGAATTGATTTGGGATTTGGTGTTGGCCCACTTAAGAATGCAGTCTATCTAGATTTTAAAGACGCAAAAAAAACATTGGGAGAAGAAGTATTAAGGGCACGGTATGGCAATCTTTTTGATATGTACAAAAAAATAACCGATGTAGATCCGTTAACCGAACCTATGTTAATTTCTCCATCTGCTCATTTTTCTATGGGCGGATTGTGGGTTGATTATGAGTTAATGACAAATGTTCCAGGACTTTATGCGATAGGAGAAGCAAATTTCGCTGATCATGGTGCGAATCGATTAGGAGCAAATTCACTATTACAAGCGTCAGTCGATGGTTATTTTATTCTACCGGCAACTCTTCCAAATTATCTTTATGACAAAGTAGATTCTAATCTTGTTTCCACTGATCACCCTAGTTTTAAAGAAGCAGAAGAAACGATCCAAAAAGAAATTCAATTTTATACAAATGCAAATGGGAAAAAGCTTATAGATGAATACCATAAAGAATTAGGCAAAATTCTATACGATTCGTGTGGTCTTAAACGTTCCAAATCTGAATTAGAATCGGCAGTTAAAACAATCCAAAATTTAAGAAATGAATTTTTATCCGGAAATATAAGGATTCCAAGTGACTCGTTTACAAAAAATGCAGAATTAGAGAAAGCGGGTAGAATGAAAGACTATCTGGAGTTAGCCGAACTTATGTGTTTGGATGCACTTCTGAGAGAAGAATCATGTGGTGCACATTTTCGGATCGAGCATCAAACAGAAGATGGCGAAGCCAAGAGAGATGACAAAAACTTTCAGTTTGTTTCTTGTTTTGAATGGTCGGGCGATGCATCAAGACCAATTTTACACAGAGAACCATTATCATTTGAATTTTTTTTACCACAAAACAGAGACTATCAATAA
- a CDS encoding heavy metal translocating P-type ATPase, producing MNMIEHKHTYDKDGKQICCTQSEKIYTNDGAEDLLKDKKITSAVQSRLVWIDSTLKLFIPSSISLVLLILAILFDNYYTQEWFTGWIRIIWYSASYGPVGFPVIKEAFESIAKKEIFSEFLLMSIATLGAFFIGEYPEGVAVMLFYTVGELFQTMAVKRAKANIKSLLDQRPDEVTILQDNRAKTIKAENASIGDIIQLKVGEKLGLDGELISETASFNTAALTGESKPDTKSKGQTVLAGMINLNSVSLVKVSTRYTDSKLSKILELVQNATKQKAPTELFIRKFAKIYTPIVVFFAFAITVLPYFFVDNYEFTKWLYRALIFLVISCPCALVISIPLGYFGGIGAASKNGILFKGSNFLDVISEIQNVVMDKTGTMTEGVFKVQEIEFKPEFNKKEILEMVNALESQSTHPVATAIHQFAGEINPNIKLESVEEISGHGLKAIVQNKELLVGNFKLMDKFSITYDLDPTSIVYTLIAIAYNKKFVGYLTIADSIKPDAKETIDKLKALKVKITMLSGDKHNVVKFVSEKLGITDAFGDLLPEDKVNKVKEIKERNESVAFVGDGVNDAPVIALSNVGIAMGGLGSDATIATADIVIQDDMPSKIPMAINIGKQTKKIVWQNIILAFSVKAIVLILGAGGLASMWEAVFADVGVALLAIVNAVRIQRTKF from the coding sequence ATGAACATGATCGAACACAAACATACTTACGACAAAGACGGTAAACAAATTTGTTGCACGCAATCAGAAAAAATTTATACAAATGATGGTGCAGAAGATTTATTAAAAGATAAAAAAATAACTAGTGCGGTGCAAAGTCGTTTAGTCTGGATAGATAGTACTTTAAAACTATTTATACCTTCTTCTATTTCATTAGTTCTTTTGATCTTAGCAATTCTGTTTGATAACTATTACACGCAAGAGTGGTTCACTGGATGGATTCGAATTATTTGGTATTCTGCTAGCTATGGACCGGTCGGCTTTCCTGTCATTAAAGAGGCTTTTGAGAGCATTGCGAAGAAAGAGATATTTTCAGAATTTCTTTTGATGAGCATTGCAACACTAGGAGCATTTTTTATTGGCGAGTACCCCGAAGGTGTTGCGGTAATGCTGTTTTATACTGTCGGTGAATTATTTCAAACAATGGCTGTCAAAAGAGCCAAAGCAAACATTAAATCATTACTCGACCAAAGACCCGATGAAGTAACGATTCTACAAGACAATCGAGCAAAAACTATAAAGGCTGAAAATGCAAGCATTGGCGATATTATCCAACTTAAGGTAGGGGAAAAATTAGGGTTAGACGGTGAACTTATATCTGAAACAGCTTCTTTTAATACTGCAGCTCTTACGGGGGAAAGTAAACCGGATACAAAATCAAAAGGACAAACAGTTTTGGCGGGAATGATAAATCTAAATTCCGTTTCCCTTGTAAAAGTTTCTACTCGTTATACCGACAGTAAACTATCGAAAATTTTAGAATTGGTACAAAATGCCACTAAACAAAAAGCCCCAACCGAGCTTTTCATTAGAAAGTTTGCAAAAATTTATACGCCTATAGTAGTTTTTTTTGCTTTTGCAATTACTGTATTACCTTACTTTTTTGTAGATAATTATGAGTTTACAAAATGGCTTTATAGAGCCTTGATTTTTTTGGTTATTTCTTGCCCCTGTGCCTTGGTGATTTCAATTCCATTGGGTTATTTTGGAGGGATTGGTGCGGCTAGTAAAAATGGTATCTTATTTAAAGGTAGTAACTTCTTAGATGTCATTTCTGAAATTCAAAATGTTGTGATGGATAAAACGGGAACAATGACTGAAGGCGTCTTTAAAGTTCAAGAAATAGAATTTAAACCAGAATTTAATAAAAAAGAAATATTAGAAATGGTGAATGCGCTTGAAAGTCAAAGCACACACCCGGTTGCAACGGCTATACATCAATTTGCTGGAGAAATAAACCCAAATATTAAATTAGAAAGTGTAGAGGAAATATCGGGGCACGGGTTGAAGGCAATTGTTCAGAATAAAGAACTATTAGTAGGCAATTTTAAATTGATGGATAAATTTTCTATTACCTATGATTTAGATCCAACAAGCATTGTTTATACTTTGATAGCTATAGCATATAATAAAAAATTTGTTGGTTACCTCACAATAGCCGATAGTATTAAGCCTGACGCAAAAGAGACTATCGACAAATTGAAAGCATTGAAAGTAAAAATAACAATGTTAAGCGGCGACAAGCACAATGTAGTAAAATTTGTTTCAGAAAAATTAGGAATTACCGACGCCTTTGGAGATTTATTACCTGAAGATAAAGTAAATAAGGTAAAAGAGATCAAGGAACGAAATGAAAGCGTCGCCTTTGTCGGTGACGGCGTAAATGACGCTCCAGTTATTGCTTTAAGTAATGTAGGTATCGCAATGGGTGGTTTAGGTAGTGATGCCACTATTGCAACCGCTGATATTGTTATTCAGGATGATATGCCGAGTAAAATCCCGATGGCAATCAATATAGGCAAGCAAACAAAAAAAATAGTTTGGCAGAATATAATTCTAGCATTCTCTGTGAAGGCAATTGTTTTGATTCTAGGCGCAGGCGGATTGGCCTCGATGTGGGAAGCGGTCTTTGCGGATGTAGGTGTTGCACTACTTGCTATTGTAAATGCAGTAAGAATACAACGGACTAAATTTTAA
- a CDS encoding DUF3703 domain-containing protein: MNFKMPKDLKLAYQIELQKYKEFLAQNNDSMAWHHLERAHILGQYHPVSHTGVHFRMFVFGIRKLDGKEIYGQFVRMSFGWIGSLFNRIPVGNTGSASVPIFAPMPIPDDLKSLLWNADTEAKGLSGLKG; encoded by the coding sequence ATGAATTTCAAAATGCCAAAAGACTTGAAACTTGCGTATCAAATAGAACTCCAAAAGTACAAAGAATTTTTAGCACAAAACAATGATTCCATGGCATGGCACCATTTGGAACGGGCCCATATCCTTGGACAATACCACCCAGTCTCTCATACTGGTGTTCATTTCAGAATGTTTGTATTCGGAATCCGTAAATTGGATGGGAAAGAAATATACGGACAATTTGTCCGAATGAGTTTTGGTTGGATCGGGAGCCTTTTCAATCGGATCCCTGTGGGCAATACGGGCAGTGCATCGGTTCCCATCTTTGCCCCCATGCCCATCCCAGACGATTTAAAATCGCTCCTATGGAATGCAGACACGGAAGCCAAGGGATTGTCTGGGTTGAAAGGTTAA
- a CDS encoding efflux RND transporter permease subunit, with protein sequence MLSNIIDTALKNRLWIFLFTVGLFLFGIISIFKVSLDALPDISNVIVEVNTKSGSLDPEQVEKTITFFVETELAGIPGVKDIRSLSKFGLSNVVLTFEDGTEIYKARQIVLERLQNVKDKLPDGVTPELTPITTGLGEICMYSVEAKPGSMLEKKSETERLLYLRTVQDLMIRTQIRTNVKNIAEVDTIGGYYREIHIDLIPNKLRTHGISIGEVTKALESVGENFGGGYIEKNDEMIIVRSLGSAIVLENLKYLPIRQIGTGAIIRVNDIAFVREHGMQRVGSATHNGNEIVLGTVMMLMGANSRETVQELKSFFDVIQIPDDVVINVLNERSFLVNATITTISKNLVEGALLVILVLFLVLGNFRASIYVAFVIPLSMLFAAIGMYLFNISANLMSLGAIDFGLLVDAAIVMIENTLAKKEELKDQIIQNPIEFVLESSREILKPVTYGIFIVMFVYIPILTLEGVEGKMFRPMAEAVLLALGGSYVVTLLLIPIFSLSLLKIPNKEKKTGGIKEKINKFYIPILLFGFRNRRIALGISILIFTIATLLFFRMGSDFIPQLKEGDIMITLVRESNISLAKSTELQKKVELILKEFPEINYVFSRTGTTEVANDPMGIYMSDTFVILKKEGILELVKSKNWIPFYMRIKERLEAEFPNDEITIGQPVETRFNELLEGSRADITFRIYGDNLDELIDLQEDAEEILKSIPGANEIELDPISALRKSKVLDIKPNYDKIILYGISLENFNSTFAASMSGITVGSFYEKDLKFPIVVRLSEEFRNSNSSIKSIPIGTPDLGSVQLGDVASLQESEKVMTISRNNGKRYAAISINLGDRDIDSFVKEAKEKISNSLKIPKGYFVFWGGQFKNLEKARLKLAVVVPFTLLIIFLLLLKSFNSVKQAILVYLSIPFAITGGVFALLVRDMNFSISAAIGFIALSGIAILNGVVKVNNINYLRESGLTVTEAVRVAAVSRLRPVLMTALVASFGFIPMAIGEGLGSEVQKPLATVVIGGLISSTILTLFLLPVFYEWIESEKEIKIEVNES encoded by the coding sequence ATGCTAAGTAATATAATTGATACCGCTTTAAAAAATCGACTTTGGATTTTCCTTTTTACTGTAGGATTATTTTTATTTGGAATAATTTCCATATTTAAAGTATCTCTTGATGCGTTACCAGATATCTCTAACGTAATTGTTGAAGTTAATACCAAATCGGGTTCCCTTGATCCAGAGCAAGTAGAAAAAACAATTACTTTCTTTGTGGAAACCGAATTGGCAGGCATACCAGGTGTAAAAGATATACGATCATTGTCTAAATTCGGACTTTCTAATGTTGTTTTAACATTTGAAGATGGAACAGAAATCTATAAGGCTAGGCAAATTGTCTTAGAAAGATTGCAAAATGTTAAGGATAAATTACCCGATGGAGTTACACCTGAGTTAACTCCCATTACCACTGGTCTCGGCGAAATATGTATGTATTCAGTAGAAGCGAAGCCTGGTAGTATGTTGGAGAAAAAATCAGAAACAGAACGACTACTTTATTTACGAACTGTTCAGGATTTAATGATTCGAACCCAAATCAGAACCAACGTAAAAAATATTGCGGAGGTGGATACAATAGGCGGATACTATAGGGAAATTCATATAGACCTTATTCCAAATAAATTGCGAACGCACGGAATTAGCATAGGTGAGGTAACAAAAGCACTTGAATCGGTCGGCGAAAATTTCGGAGGTGGTTATATAGAAAAAAACGATGAAATGATAATTGTTCGTTCTCTTGGAAGTGCTATAGTTTTAGAAAATTTAAAGTACCTGCCAATACGACAAATAGGCACAGGTGCAATTATTCGAGTGAATGATATTGCATTCGTTCGCGAACACGGTATGCAAAGAGTTGGCTCTGCTACTCATAATGGAAATGAGATTGTACTTGGAACCGTCATGATGCTTATGGGGGCTAATAGTCGTGAAACAGTGCAAGAGTTGAAATCATTTTTTGATGTAATTCAAATACCGGATGATGTTGTCATAAATGTTCTTAATGAAAGAAGTTTTTTAGTAAACGCAACGATTACAACGATATCAAAAAATTTAGTCGAAGGAGCACTTCTTGTCATTTTAGTTTTATTTTTGGTCCTCGGAAATTTTCGAGCCTCTATTTATGTAGCTTTTGTAATTCCACTTTCGATGTTGTTTGCCGCAATAGGGATGTATTTATTTAACATATCTGCAAATTTAATGAGCCTTGGGGCTATTGATTTCGGATTATTAGTTGATGCTGCTATTGTGATGATTGAAAATACTTTAGCCAAAAAAGAAGAACTTAAAGATCAAATAATACAAAATCCAATCGAATTCGTATTGGAATCCTCCCGTGAAATTTTAAAGCCTGTTACTTATGGGATATTTATTGTTATGTTCGTATACATTCCTATTTTGACACTAGAAGGGGTTGAAGGAAAAATGTTTCGCCCAATGGCAGAGGCAGTCTTGCTCGCATTAGGTGGTAGTTACGTAGTAACTCTTTTGCTTATTCCAATTTTTTCATTGAGCTTATTAAAAATACCAAATAAGGAAAAAAAAACAGGTGGAATAAAAGAAAAAATAAATAAATTCTACATTCCAATATTGCTTTTTGGATTTAGAAACCGTAGAATTGCATTGGGAATAAGCATTCTTATCTTTACCATTGCTACCTTACTCTTTTTTAGAATGGGTTCCGATTTTATTCCACAATTAAAAGAAGGTGATATTATGATTACCCTCGTTCGTGAAAGTAATATCAGCTTGGCGAAATCTACCGAATTACAAAAAAAAGTAGAGCTGATTCTGAAAGAATTTCCGGAAATAAACTATGTATTTTCTCGAACAGGAACTACCGAAGTAGCGAATGACCCTATGGGAATTTATATGTCTGATACTTTCGTAATATTAAAGAAAGAAGGAATTTTGGAACTTGTCAAAAGTAAAAATTGGATTCCATTTTATATGCGAATCAAAGAAAGACTTGAAGCAGAATTTCCAAATGACGAGATAACTATCGGTCAGCCCGTCGAAACAAGGTTTAACGAATTGCTCGAAGGTAGCAGAGCCGATATCACTTTTAGAATTTACGGAGATAATTTAGATGAACTAATTGATCTTCAAGAAGACGCTGAAGAAATCTTGAAATCAATTCCTGGTGCAAATGAAATTGAGTTAGACCCTATTTCAGCTCTTAGAAAAAGCAAGGTTTTAGATATAAAACCGAATTACGACAAGATTATTCTTTATGGAATATCTCTTGAGAATTTCAATTCTACATTCGCTGCTTCTATGAGTGGAATAACAGTGGGCAGCTTTTATGAGAAGGATTTGAAGTTTCCAATCGTAGTTAGGCTTTCGGAAGAATTTAGAAATTCAAATTCCTCTATTAAAAGTATTCCCATCGGCACACCTGATTTAGGTTCAGTCCAGTTAGGGGATGTTGCTTCTTTGCAAGAATCGGAAAAGGTAATGACGATTTCCCGCAATAATGGGAAACGATATGCGGCAATCTCTATTAACCTCGGAGATAGAGACATTGACAGTTTTGTAAAAGAGGCAAAAGAAAAAATTTCCAATTCATTAAAAATCCCAAAAGGCTATTTTGTTTTTTGGGGAGGGCAATTTAAAAACTTGGAGAAAGCAAGACTGAAACTAGCAGTCGTAGTTCCATTTACACTTCTAATCATATTTTTACTTCTATTAAAAAGCTTTAACAGTGTAAAGCAAGCGATTCTCGTTTATTTAAGTATCCCCTTCGCAATTACTGGAGGAGTTTTCGCCCTATTAGTCAGAGATATGAATTTTAGTATTTCAGCAGCCATTGGTTTTATCGCATTATCTGGCATCGCTATTTTGAATGGGGTGGTGAAAGTTAATAATATCAATTATCTTCGCGAATCGGGGTTAACGGTAACAGAAGCTGTGCGAGTTGCGGCAGTTTCTCGACTGAGACCAGTTCTTATGACAGCACTTGTTGCATCGTTTGGATTTATTCCTATGGCGATTGGGGAAGGTCTTGGTTCAGAAGTACAAAAACCTCTTGCAACTGTTGTAATCGGTGGATTGATTTCTTCAACAATACTCACACTTTTTTTATTACCTGTATTTTATGAATGGATAGAGTCGGAAAAAGAAATAAAAATAGAGGTTAATGAATCATGA
- a CDS encoding fumarate hydratase, protein MPEYFYADPFPLTEDTTEYKLLTKDYVSTVPFGDKEILKVEPEGLTFLAEKAMEDVSFYLRTEHLTKVRKILDDPEATPNDRFVAMALLKNAVIAADKQLPSCQDTGTGIVMAKKGEYVITGGNDAEALSKGIYNTYVNRNLRYSQVLPLTMYEEVNSGSNLPAQIDIYATPGDKYSFLFLAKGGGSANKTYLFQETKALLNPTSLEKFIADKVANLGTAACPPYHIAVVIGGTSAEANLKTVKLASAGYLDHLPTKGDKFGSAFRDTELEAKMLLAAQKSGIGAQFGGKYLAHDFKVIRLPRHGASCPVGLGVSCSADRNIKAKITKDGIFLEKLEYDPSKYLPTIDEVDSSSESVHIDLNQPMPEILKVLTKYPVKTRVMLSGKLIVARDIAHAKLKEKMDKGETLPEYFKNHPVYYAGPAKTPEGMPSGSFGPTTAGRMDSYVPVFQEKGYSMITLAKGNRSKVVTDSCKKNGGFYLGSIGGPAALLAKENIKKVEVLDFPELGMEAVWSIDVENFPAFIVVDDKGNDFFQMLH, encoded by the coding sequence ATGCCAGAATACTTTTACGCCGATCCGTTTCCACTCACAGAGGACACAACCGAATACAAACTTTTGACAAAAGATTATGTAAGCACAGTCCCATTTGGTGACAAAGAAATTCTGAAAGTGGAACCAGAAGGTCTCACCTTCCTTGCAGAAAAAGCAATGGAAGATGTATCTTTTTATTTAAGGACTGAACATCTCACAAAGGTGCGTAAAATTTTAGATGACCCTGAAGCAACGCCTAATGACCGTTTTGTGGCAATGGCACTTCTTAAAAATGCTGTGATCGCTGCTGACAAACAATTACCATCCTGCCAAGATACGGGAACTGGGATTGTCATGGCAAAAAAAGGAGAGTATGTCATTACAGGTGGCAATGATGCGGAAGCACTCTCGAAAGGAATCTATAATACCTATGTGAATCGGAACCTGCGTTATTCCCAAGTGTTACCTCTTACCATGTATGAGGAAGTGAATTCTGGATCCAATTTACCAGCGCAAATTGATATTTATGCAACACCTGGTGACAAATATAGTTTTCTCTTTTTGGCAAAAGGAGGTGGGTCAGCGAACAAAACCTATCTCTTCCAAGAAACAAAAGCACTTCTGAATCCTACTTCTCTCGAAAAGTTCATCGCAGACAAAGTTGCCAATTTAGGAACGGCGGCATGTCCTCCTTACCATATTGCTGTGGTGATTGGAGGAACATCAGCAGAAGCCAATCTAAAGACCGTAAAACTAGCGTCAGCTGGGTATTTAGACCATCTACCAACCAAAGGAGACAAATTTGGTTCGGCATTCCGTGACACGGAACTCGAAGCCAAAATGTTGTTAGCCGCTCAAAAATCCGGTATCGGGGCACAGTTTGGTGGAAAGTATTTGGCTCATGACTTTAAAGTGATCCGCCTTCCGCGTCACGGTGCCTCTTGCCCCGTAGGACTCGGTGTGAGTTGCAGTGCGGATCGGAACATCAAAGCAAAGATCACCAAAGATGGTATCTTCTTAGAAAAACTCGAGTACGATCCTTCCAAGTATTTGCCAACCATCGATGAAGTGGATTCTAGTTCCGAATCGGTGCATATTGATCTCAACCAACCGATGCCCGAAATTTTAAAAGTACTCACAAAGTATCCTGTCAAAACACGTGTGATGCTCAGTGGCAAATTAATCGTGGCACGTGATATCGCTCATGCCAAATTGAAAGAGAAAATGGACAAAGGGGAGACTCTCCCTGAGTATTTCAAAAATCACCCTGTGTATTATGCGGGACCTGCGAAAACTCCAGAAGGGATGCCATCAGGATCTTTTGGACCCACCACTGCGGGTCGTATGGACAGTTATGTTCCTGTTTTCCAAGAGAAAGGGTATTCCATGATCACTCTTGCGAAAGGGAATCGTTCCAAAGTTGTAACCGATAGCTGCAAAAAAAATGGTGGATTTTACCTCGGATCCATCGGTGGCCCTGCGGCCCTCCTTGCCAAAGAAAACATCAAAAAGGTGGAAGTATTAGATTTTCCAGAACTGGGAATGGAAGCAGTTTGGTCCATCGATGTGGAAAATTTCCCAGCATTCATCGTAGTTGATGACAAAGGGAATGACTTTTTCCAGATGTTGCATTGA
- a CDS encoding class I SAM-dependent methyltransferase → MEPNVFDQIANQYDTEERIQLARHILAKLEPVLLEISNKTLLDFGCGTGLLGIPLTSLYKEVILSDGSKVMLDVVDSKIKAKEIQNAKTIAPNDLAKSGALPVDHILMSLVLLHIPNTKQILETIHSYLKPGGTLYLIDFDENKKVSHPKVHSGFKQIALMELLKEVGFQTVSSSIILEEKKVFMNEDASLFLMVAERE, encoded by the coding sequence ATGGAACCAAATGTTTTTGACCAAATCGCAAATCAATATGATACAGAAGAGCGAATCCAACTTGCTCGTCATATTTTGGCAAAATTGGAACCTGTGCTTCTAGAAATTTCAAACAAAACTCTACTTGATTTTGGGTGTGGCACGGGACTCCTCGGAATCCCACTCACTTCCCTTTACAAAGAAGTGATTCTTTCTGATGGCTCAAAAGTAATGTTAGATGTGGTGGATTCCAAAATCAAAGCCAAAGAAATCCAAAATGCAAAAACGATAGCGCCTAACGACTTGGCGAAATCTGGTGCTTTGCCTGTGGATCATATTTTAATGTCACTTGTCCTATTACACATTCCTAACACGAAACAAATTCTAGAAACGATTCACTCCTATTTAAAACCAGGTGGGACACTCTATCTTATTGACTTTGATGAAAACAAAAAGGTATCCCATCCCAAAGTACACAGTGGATTTAAGCAAATTGCTTTGATGGAATTATTGAAAGAAGTGGGATTCCAAACGGTTTCTTCTTCCATCATTTTGGAAGAGAAAAAAGTTTTTATGAATGAGGACGCCTCTCTTTTCCTAATGGTCGCCGAAAGAGAATAG
- a CDS encoding DUF3703 domain-containing protein, with translation MNFLMPKQMKPQYFIELEEYQKFLRSGNLQVAWRYLERAHIIGQYHPISHFAIHFRMLIFAIRVRDRSAFLDQILGLRVEWFGSIFNRIFFGNKGGANGNL, from the coding sequence ATGAATTTTCTAATGCCCAAACAAATGAAGCCGCAGTATTTTATTGAACTGGAAGAATATCAAAAATTTCTCCGTAGCGGAAATTTACAAGTTGCATGGCGATACCTTGAACGTGCGCACATCATCGGTCAATATCATCCAATTTCACATTTTGCAATTCATTTTCGCATGTTAATTTTTGCGATACGGGTTCGAGATAGGAGTGCATTTTTGGATCAAATCCTTGGATTACGGGTTGAATGGTTTGGCTCTATCTTCAATCGCATATTTTTTGGAAATAAAGGCGGGGCTAATGGCAATCTATAA